The following proteins come from a genomic window of Tepidiforma thermophila:
- the pckA gene encoding phosphoenolpyruvate carboxykinase (ATP) translates to MAISPAPSNAGSAIIGNAAEVHHNLSVPVLYEYAVRRREGKLLQGGSFAVFSGERTGRSPQDKFVVKTPEISEHVWWGKHNQPLPVETFERLLAKAMQYLRGREIFVQDTVVSQDPAHRKTVRVITEQAYHSLFARTMFIPSEKRPFDEKADITIIHCPFLHLGGEADGVRSDAVVALNLTEGIILIAGTAYAGEMKKAVFTAMNYYLPLEGILSLHSAANVDPRTGKSALFFGLSGTGKTTLSTDPERLLVGDDEHAWTERGIFNIEGGCYAKTIRLSKEAEPDIFEQTHEFGTILENVIFDEETREVDLNDDSITENTRGSYPLESLKHVYLEPVAPHPSHVILLTADAFGVLPPVARLTPEQALYHFLSGYTCKLAGTEVGLKDPEVTFSPCYGAPFMALNPTVYAELLEQRLRMTGAQTWLINTGWTGGKYGVGKRIAIQETRKMVRAVLNDLLAGAEFRKDPVFGFEVPLRVPGVDTRLLDPRAAWADPEEYDRVYRGLAERFAANFEQFRSLVRPEVAAAGP, encoded by the coding sequence ATGGCGATTTCCCCGGCACCCAGCAATGCAGGCAGCGCAATCATCGGGAACGCTGCCGAGGTCCATCACAACCTTTCGGTCCCGGTGCTGTACGAATACGCCGTGCGGCGGCGGGAGGGGAAGCTGCTCCAGGGCGGGTCGTTCGCGGTGTTCAGCGGCGAACGAACGGGGCGGAGCCCGCAGGACAAGTTCGTGGTGAAGACGCCGGAGATTTCGGAGCACGTGTGGTGGGGGAAGCACAATCAGCCGCTGCCGGTGGAGACGTTTGAGCGGCTGCTTGCGAAGGCGATGCAGTACCTGCGGGGCCGCGAGATTTTCGTGCAGGACACGGTGGTCTCGCAGGACCCGGCGCACCGGAAGACGGTGCGGGTGATTACGGAGCAGGCGTACCACTCGCTGTTTGCGCGGACGATGTTCATTCCATCGGAGAAGCGGCCGTTCGACGAGAAGGCGGACATCACGATCATTCACTGCCCGTTCCTGCATCTTGGAGGGGAGGCCGATGGTGTGCGGAGCGATGCGGTGGTGGCGCTGAACCTGACGGAAGGGATCATCCTGATCGCCGGGACGGCATACGCGGGGGAGATGAAGAAGGCCGTGTTCACGGCGATGAACTACTACCTGCCGCTGGAGGGGATCCTCTCGCTGCACTCGGCGGCGAACGTGGACCCGCGGACGGGGAAGTCGGCGCTGTTTTTCGGGCTTTCGGGCACGGGGAAGACGACGCTGAGCACGGACCCGGAGCGGCTGCTGGTTGGGGACGACGAGCACGCCTGGACGGAGCGGGGGATTTTCAACATCGAGGGCGGGTGCTACGCGAAGACGATCCGGCTTTCGAAAGAGGCGGAGCCGGACATTTTCGAGCAGACGCACGAGTTCGGGACGATCCTGGAGAACGTCATCTTCGACGAGGAGACGCGCGAGGTCGACCTGAACGATGACAGCATCACGGAGAACACGCGGGGCAGCTACCCGCTGGAATCGCTGAAGCATGTCTACCTGGAGCCGGTCGCGCCGCACCCGTCGCACGTGATTCTTCTGACGGCGGACGCCTTCGGGGTGCTGCCGCCGGTGGCGCGGCTGACGCCGGAGCAGGCGCTCTACCACTTCCTCTCGGGGTATACGTGCAAGCTGGCCGGGACGGAGGTGGGCCTGAAGGACCCGGAGGTCACGTTCAGCCCGTGTTACGGCGCTCCGTTCATGGCGCTGAACCCGACGGTATACGCGGAGCTGCTGGAGCAGCGGCTGCGGATGACGGGGGCGCAGACGTGGCTGATCAACACGGGCTGGACCGGCGGGAAGTACGGGGTCGGCAAGCGGATTGCGATCCAGGAGACGCGGAAGATGGTGCGGGCCGTGCTGAACGACCTGCTGGCCGGCGCAGAGTTTCGGAAGGACCCGGTGTTCGGGTTCGAGGTGCCGCTGCGGGTGCCGGGTGTGGATACGCGGCTGCTGGACCCGCGGGCGGCGTGGGCCGACCCGGAGGAGTACGACCGGGTGTACCGGGGGCTGGCGGAGCGGTTTGCAGCGAACTTCGAGCAGTTCCGTTCGCTGGTGCGGCCGGAGGTTGCGGCGGCCGGGCCGTGA
- a CDS encoding HDOD domain-containing protein, protein MPEARQVGVDVVAAIEALPPLPAVALRVMQVAQDPKASASDLALVVSADPGLSSRILRVVNSAAYRRMREVTSVQQALVTLGFVQARNLALSGAIAGAYAPDALNALFRIETFWRHSLAVAFKAAELAGQGRRVDVPSAFTAGIVHNMGRLALFYRDPALVDQAVARAMAEGRTLEEVEAELGFDHAAAGELLARKWKLPEAICEAIGRHHEPLDTNQTLAGCVAMADRYVVEHGLLPGYVLPPEPGTVRVPAPEFAQLMKQVDALMELVTGEPVGVRAA, encoded by the coding sequence ATGCCGGAGGCTCGCCAGGTGGGCGTGGATGTGGTTGCCGCTATTGAAGCGCTGCCGCCGCTGCCAGCGGTGGCACTGCGGGTGATGCAGGTGGCGCAGGACCCGAAAGCGTCGGCTTCGGACCTGGCGCTGGTGGTTTCGGCGGACCCCGGGCTGAGCAGCCGCATTCTGCGGGTGGTGAACTCGGCGGCGTACCGGCGAATGCGGGAAGTCACGTCGGTGCAGCAGGCGCTGGTGACGCTGGGGTTCGTCCAGGCGCGCAACCTGGCACTGAGCGGGGCGATTGCGGGCGCATACGCGCCGGATGCGCTGAACGCGCTCTTCCGGATCGAGACGTTCTGGCGGCATTCGCTAGCGGTGGCGTTCAAGGCCGCGGAACTGGCAGGGCAGGGGCGGCGGGTGGATGTGCCGAGCGCGTTTACCGCGGGGATTGTGCACAACATGGGGAGGCTGGCGCTGTTCTACCGCGACCCGGCGCTGGTCGACCAGGCGGTTGCGCGGGCGATGGCCGAAGGGCGGACGCTCGAGGAGGTGGAGGCGGAGCTCGGGTTCGACCATGCGGCGGCGGGCGAGCTGCTGGCGCGGAAGTGGAAGCTGCCGGAGGCGATCTGCGAGGCGATCGGGCGGCACCATGAGCCGCTGGATACGAACCAGACGCTGGCGGGCTGCGTGGCGATGGCGGACCGGTATGTCGTGGAGCACGGCCTGCTGCCGGGATACGTGTTGCCGCCGGAGCCGGGGACGGTGCGGGTCCCGGCGCCGGAGTTTGCGCAGCTGATGAAGCAGGTCGATGCCCTGATGGAGCTTGTCACCGGGGAGCCGGTGGGAGTGCGGGCGGCATAG
- a CDS encoding acyl-CoA carboxylase subunit beta, which translates to MTEQLTAEQKLQQLIALKEAAALGGGPKRIEAQHARGKLTARERIDLLLDPGTFEELDMLMRPRGSLAGGNVEAVVTGWGKVDGRPVYVFSYDFTVAGGSLSEAVAEKILKVMDLAMMTGAPIVGVQDSGGARIQDGPDSLRGFGEIFAMNTLASGVVPQISVIMGPCAGGAVYSPAITDFVFMAEGSSYMFITGPDVVKSVTGEEVTQETLGGADVHASRSGVAHFAIAGEEATLAEVRRLLSFLPSNNAEDPPFVPTNDDVNRTEEDLLTIVPAEPNRPYDVRDVIERIVDDGDFMEVQQAFAPNIVIGFARMGGRSVGFVANQPMHLAGSLDINASRKAARFVRFCDCFNIPLVTLVDVPGYLPGTSQEYNGIITHGAKLLYAYSEATVPKVAVVLRKAYGGAYVVMSSKHLRGDMNFAWPTGEIAVMGPDGAANVVYRDEIANAPDPEAKRKELIEEYRQKFANPYIPAGRGFIDDVIDPRQTRPKIIRALEMLQNKADRNPPKKHGNIPL; encoded by the coding sequence ATGACCGAACAGTTGACCGCTGAGCAGAAGCTCCAGCAGTTGATCGCCCTGAAGGAAGCTGCCGCGCTGGGCGGCGGCCCGAAGCGGATCGAAGCGCAACACGCGCGCGGGAAGCTGACGGCGCGGGAGCGCATCGACCTGTTGCTGGACCCGGGGACGTTCGAAGAGCTGGACATGCTGATGCGGCCGCGGGGTTCGCTGGCGGGCGGCAACGTGGAGGCGGTGGTGACGGGCTGGGGCAAAGTCGACGGGCGGCCGGTGTACGTGTTCTCGTACGACTTTACGGTGGCCGGCGGGTCGCTGAGCGAAGCGGTTGCCGAGAAGATTCTGAAAGTGATGGACCTCGCGATGATGACCGGCGCGCCGATCGTGGGGGTCCAGGACTCGGGCGGGGCGCGCATCCAGGATGGGCCGGACAGCCTGCGGGGGTTCGGCGAGATCTTTGCGATGAATACGCTGGCGAGCGGGGTAGTTCCGCAGATTAGCGTGATTATGGGGCCGTGCGCGGGCGGCGCGGTGTACAGCCCGGCGATCACGGACTTCGTGTTCATGGCCGAGGGCTCGAGCTACATGTTCATTACGGGCCCCGACGTGGTGAAGTCGGTGACCGGGGAGGAGGTAACGCAGGAGACGCTTGGCGGCGCCGACGTGCATGCATCGCGGAGCGGTGTGGCGCATTTCGCCATCGCGGGCGAGGAGGCGACGCTGGCGGAGGTGCGGCGGCTGCTGTCGTTCCTGCCATCGAACAATGCGGAGGACCCGCCGTTTGTGCCGACGAATGATGACGTGAACCGCACGGAGGAGGATCTGCTGACCATCGTGCCGGCGGAGCCGAACCGGCCCTATGACGTGCGGGATGTGATCGAGCGGATTGTTGACGACGGCGACTTCATGGAAGTGCAGCAGGCGTTCGCGCCGAACATTGTGATCGGCTTTGCCCGGATGGGCGGGCGGAGTGTGGGGTTTGTGGCGAACCAGCCGATGCACCTGGCGGGTTCGCTCGACATCAATGCGAGCCGGAAGGCGGCGCGGTTCGTGCGTTTCTGCGATTGTTTCAATATCCCGCTGGTGACGCTGGTCGACGTGCCGGGCTACCTGCCGGGCACGTCGCAGGAGTACAACGGGATCATCACGCACGGCGCCAAGCTGCTGTATGCGTACAGCGAGGCGACGGTGCCGAAGGTGGCGGTGGTGCTGCGGAAGGCGTACGGCGGGGCATATGTCGTTATGTCTTCGAAGCACCTGCGCGGCGATATGAACTTTGCCTGGCCGACCGGGGAGATTGCGGTGATGGGGCCGGACGGCGCGGCGAACGTGGTCTACCGGGACGAGATTGCGAACGCGCCGGACCCGGAGGCGAAGCGGAAAGAGCTGATCGAGGAGTACCGGCAGAAGTTCGCGAACCCGTACATCCCGGCGGGGCGCGGGTTCATCGATGATGTGATTGACCCGCGGCAGACGCGGCCGAAGATCATCCGTGCGCTGGAGATGCTCCAGAACAAGGCAGACCGGAACCCGCCGAAGAAGCACGGGAACATTCCGCTGTAG
- a CDS encoding DUF512 domain-containing protein, with the protein MRNTPAPGIISGVRPGSLADLAGLEPGDAVVRVNGRVPRDVVDVQFYAAEAEVEVLVRKANGLDDLIVFEKEIDEDIGWEFERATWDEVILCNNNCFFCFLKGLPKGMRKTLYVKDDDYRLSFLHGNFVTLTNLTEDDWARLEEQRLSPLNVSVHATDLELRRRMLANPDAPDILGQLRRLGELGIQAHTQIVLCPGVNDGEHLARSIAELGALYPTVLTISVVPVGASPRLEEWALERDGIPLERPTPGYARQVIELIRPFQREFRRRFGATIVQCSDEYYMTAGLPVPPARAYDGFPQYENGIGMVRRMLDDWARTRRRLQVRGVPPGVAGRRAVVGTARLMAPTLAAIAREFSELTGAAVEVRGVTNRVFGERVNVSGLVCGQDYVEQVRSERAPDCYILPRPSLDYFGEKFLDSMTVEEAEAGLGAPLGFASAWSEVVRILAEGPRRPGRNARNNGRFWAEPAPAEAAGAR; encoded by the coding sequence GTGAGGAACACACCAGCGCCGGGGATCATCAGCGGCGTTCGGCCGGGTTCCCTGGCGGACCTCGCCGGGCTCGAGCCGGGCGACGCGGTGGTGCGAGTTAACGGGCGGGTGCCGCGCGACGTGGTGGATGTGCAGTTCTACGCTGCCGAGGCGGAGGTGGAGGTGCTCGTTCGGAAGGCGAACGGCCTCGACGACCTGATTGTGTTCGAGAAGGAGATTGATGAGGACATCGGGTGGGAGTTCGAGCGGGCGACCTGGGACGAGGTGATCCTCTGCAACAACAACTGCTTCTTCTGCTTCCTCAAGGGGCTGCCGAAAGGGATGCGGAAGACGCTGTACGTGAAGGACGACGACTACCGGCTGTCGTTCCTGCACGGCAATTTTGTGACGCTGACCAACCTGACCGAGGACGACTGGGCGCGCCTGGAGGAGCAGCGGCTGAGCCCGCTCAATGTGTCGGTGCACGCGACCGACCTGGAGCTGCGGCGGCGGATGCTGGCGAACCCCGATGCCCCGGACATCCTCGGGCAGCTGCGGCGGCTCGGGGAGCTGGGCATCCAGGCGCACACGCAGATTGTTCTCTGCCCGGGGGTGAACGACGGGGAGCACCTCGCACGGTCGATTGCGGAGCTTGGGGCGCTGTACCCGACGGTGCTGACGATCAGCGTGGTGCCTGTGGGGGCGAGCCCGCGGCTGGAGGAGTGGGCGCTGGAGCGCGACGGCATCCCGCTCGAGCGGCCCACGCCGGGCTATGCCCGGCAGGTGATCGAGCTGATCCGCCCATTCCAGCGGGAGTTTCGGCGGAGGTTCGGCGCGACGATTGTGCAGTGCAGCGACGAGTACTACATGACCGCCGGGCTGCCGGTGCCGCCGGCGCGGGCCTACGACGGGTTTCCGCAGTACGAGAACGGGATCGGCATGGTGCGGCGGATGCTGGATGACTGGGCGCGGACGCGCCGGCGATTGCAGGTGCGGGGCGTGCCCCCGGGGGTGGCAGGCCGCCGGGCGGTGGTGGGAACGGCGCGGCTGATGGCGCCGACGCTGGCGGCGATCGCGCGGGAGTTCTCCGAGCTGACGGGGGCAGCGGTGGAGGTGCGAGGGGTGACGAACCGGGTGTTCGGGGAGCGGGTGAACGTGAGCGGGCTGGTGTGCGGCCAGGATTATGTGGAGCAGGTCCGCAGCGAGCGGGCGCCGGACTGCTACATTTTGCCGCGGCCGAGCCTGGACTACTTTGGGGAGAAGTTCCTTGATTCGATGACGGTGGAGGAGGCGGAGGCGGGGCTGGGGGCGCCGCTGGGGTTCGCGAGCGCGTGGTCGGAGGTGGTGCGGATCCTGGCGGAAGGGCCGCGTCGGCCGGGCCGGAACGCACGGAACAACGGGCGGTTCTGGGCGGAGCCTGCGCCTGCTGAGGCTGCCGGGGCCCGGTAA
- the ispH gene encoding 4-hydroxy-3-methylbut-2-enyl diphosphate reductase — translation MVQIIRASDMGFCMGVRRAVQIMESEASPERPVFSVGEIVHNPHVVRALERSGVVQLPGPDEVEGDIGKATAERVKAGRVAITAHGVGERVVRELEASGLEIIDTTCPIVTRAQRYGQKFAREGWHVLIYGDPGHKEVRGILGWTFGQDGEPGATVVPQSDYESLRRLVEEFPGGFPNKIGVMAQTTHKMEDFARFVANLMLLRRDFNFELHVVNTLCHATTGQQEAAAALAKEVDVMIVVGGKKSANTRHLREVAEEQGTRAYHIEGPEELQADWFAGVERIGLTAGASTPDFSVDAVEARIRELVGA, via the coding sequence ATGGTCCAGATCATCCGCGCGAGTGACATGGGGTTCTGCATGGGGGTGCGGCGCGCCGTGCAGATTATGGAGAGCGAAGCGTCGCCGGAACGCCCGGTGTTCAGCGTGGGGGAGATCGTGCACAACCCGCACGTGGTGCGGGCGCTGGAGCGGAGCGGCGTCGTGCAGCTCCCGGGCCCGGACGAGGTCGAGGGGGATATCGGCAAGGCGACGGCCGAGCGGGTGAAGGCCGGCAGGGTTGCGATTACGGCGCACGGCGTGGGCGAGCGGGTGGTGCGGGAGCTGGAGGCGAGCGGGCTGGAGATTATCGACACGACGTGCCCGATTGTGACGCGAGCGCAGCGCTACGGGCAGAAGTTCGCCCGCGAAGGGTGGCACGTGCTGATTTACGGCGACCCGGGGCACAAGGAGGTCCGCGGGATCCTGGGGTGGACGTTCGGACAGGACGGTGAGCCGGGAGCGACCGTCGTGCCACAGTCGGATTACGAGAGCCTGCGCCGGCTGGTGGAGGAGTTTCCCGGGGGGTTCCCGAACAAGATCGGGGTGATGGCGCAGACGACGCACAAGATGGAGGACTTCGCCCGGTTTGTCGCGAACCTGATGCTGCTGCGGCGGGATTTCAACTTCGAGCTGCACGTGGTGAATACGCTCTGCCATGCAACGACGGGGCAGCAGGAGGCGGCCGCGGCGCTGGCGAAGGAGGTGGATGTGATGATCGTGGTGGGCGGCAAGAAGAGCGCGAACACGCGGCACCTGCGGGAGGTGGCGGAGGAGCAGGGGACGCGCGCCTACCACATTGAGGGGCCGGAGGAGCTGCAGGCCGACTGGTTCGCGGGCGTGGAGCGAATCGGGCTAACGGCAGGGGCTTCGACGCCCGATTTCTCGGTCGACGCGGTTGAGGCGCGCATTCGCGAGCTGGTCGGAGCGTAG
- a CDS encoding lysophospholipid acyltransferase family protein, whose amino-acid sequence MRLKLPKLRWETFVPPFYWACTYLLRGALWLVVRWEVRGREHVPMEGGLIVVSNHLNNADPPIVGAGVAKRRIRWMAKVELFRYPFGVIPRLWGAFPVRRFEADLGAMLTAERILRQGGVLGMFPEGTRSKTGYFGTLHPGTALIALRTGAPVLPCAVTGTEKLRNPLVLLRRPRFTVTIGEPIRVEAVKRPTEEQVSALTERIAEAIRSLLPPGYRGPYTGGEGSAPGETDGPDHPRE is encoded by the coding sequence ATGCGACTGAAGCTGCCGAAACTGCGCTGGGAGACGTTTGTCCCGCCGTTCTACTGGGCGTGCACGTACCTGCTGCGGGGCGCGCTCTGGCTGGTGGTGCGCTGGGAGGTGCGCGGCCGGGAGCACGTGCCGATGGAGGGCGGGCTGATTGTAGTGTCGAACCACCTGAACAATGCGGACCCGCCGATCGTGGGGGCCGGCGTCGCGAAGCGGCGGATCCGGTGGATGGCGAAGGTGGAGTTGTTTCGGTATCCGTTCGGGGTGATCCCGCGGCTGTGGGGCGCCTTCCCGGTGCGGCGGTTCGAAGCAGACCTCGGGGCGATGCTCACTGCGGAGCGCATCCTTCGGCAGGGCGGCGTGCTGGGGATGTTCCCGGAGGGGACGCGGTCGAAGACGGGATACTTCGGCACGCTGCACCCGGGGACGGCGCTCATTGCGCTGCGGACGGGGGCGCCGGTCCTGCCGTGTGCGGTGACGGGAACCGAGAAGTTGCGGAATCCGCTGGTGCTGCTGCGGCGGCCGCGGTTCACCGTGACGATTGGTGAGCCGATCCGGGTGGAGGCGGTGAAGCGGCCGACGGAGGAGCAGGTGAGCGCCCTCACGGAGCGGATCGCGGAGGCGATCCGGTCGCTCTTACCGCCCGGGTACCGCGGTCCCTATACTGGCGGTGAGGGTTCAGCACCCGGGGAGACCGATGGTCCAGATCATCCGCGCGAGTGA
- the cmk gene encoding (d)CMP kinase encodes MKQDACIPWPIAIDGPAASGKSSLGMALARRFGYLFLDTGLMYRAVTLAALEAGVPPEDAAAGEFARSLDIRAEAGAETRIFVGGRDVTGRLREPEVEHHVSAYSALPSVRAAMVAAQRAIAAQGPSILAGRDIGTVVLPDAPVKLFLEASPEARAARRSRQAHEWGMAQEAAEARRDIEQRDRLDSSRAASPLRPAADAVVIDTTDLTLEEVIRFALELLGCD; translated from the coding sequence ATGAAGCAGGACGCATGTATCCCGTGGCCGATCGCCATCGATGGGCCGGCCGCCTCGGGCAAGAGTTCGCTCGGGATGGCGCTGGCGCGACGGTTCGGCTACCTGTTCCTCGATACGGGACTGATGTACCGGGCGGTGACGCTGGCGGCGCTCGAGGCGGGCGTGCCGCCGGAAGATGCAGCCGCGGGCGAATTTGCGCGGTCGCTCGACATCCGGGCGGAGGCAGGGGCCGAGACGCGGATTTTCGTCGGCGGGCGGGATGTGACCGGCCGGCTGCGCGAGCCCGAGGTGGAGCACCACGTGAGTGCCTACAGCGCGCTGCCGTCGGTGCGGGCGGCGATGGTGGCGGCGCAACGGGCGATTGCGGCGCAGGGGCCGTCGATTCTTGCGGGGCGGGATATTGGCACGGTGGTTCTCCCGGATGCGCCGGTGAAGCTGTTTCTCGAGGCGTCGCCGGAGGCGCGGGCGGCGCGCCGGAGCCGGCAGGCGCACGAGTGGGGGATGGCGCAGGAAGCGGCGGAGGCCCGGCGCGACATCGAGCAGCGGGACCGGCTGGACAGTTCGCGGGCGGCGAGCCCGCTGCGTCCCGCCGCGGATGCCGTTGTGATTGACACCACGGACCTCACGCTGGAGGAGGTCATCCGGTTTGCGCTGGAGCTGCTGGGATGCGACTGA
- a CDS encoding pseudouridine synthase — MVQERLQKILSNAGVASRRKAEELILAGRVQVNGQVVTTLGARADLDVDEVLVDGEPVRRDRYRYFMLNKPRGIVTTARDEQGRETVLDLVPIGDVQLHPVGRLDRESEGLVIVTNDGHLTDLLTHPRYGVEKEYLVGVDAPVPAKDIERMVRGITVDGERLRAASVRPAEPPGDAEPDAGAGAWLLVTLRQGKNREIRRMLAALGRKVVVLRRLRVGPLRLGDLGSGAFRELTADEVAALYRAGRAAQAAGERAADGPERSGRLPSRR; from the coding sequence ATGGTGCAGGAACGGCTCCAGAAGATCCTTTCGAACGCGGGCGTGGCGTCGCGGCGCAAGGCCGAGGAGCTGATCCTCGCCGGGCGGGTGCAGGTGAACGGGCAGGTGGTGACGACGCTCGGCGCGCGGGCGGACCTCGACGTCGATGAGGTGCTGGTTGACGGGGAGCCGGTGCGGCGGGACCGGTACCGGTACTTCATGCTGAACAAGCCGCGGGGCATCGTGACGACGGCGCGGGATGAGCAGGGCCGGGAGACGGTGCTGGACCTGGTGCCGATCGGGGACGTGCAGCTCCACCCGGTGGGGCGGCTCGACCGGGAGAGCGAAGGGCTGGTGATTGTGACGAACGACGGGCACCTGACGGACCTGCTCACGCACCCGCGCTACGGGGTCGAGAAGGAATACCTCGTTGGGGTAGATGCGCCGGTGCCGGCGAAGGACATCGAGCGGATGGTGCGGGGCATCACGGTCGACGGCGAGCGGCTGCGCGCGGCGTCGGTTAGGCCGGCGGAACCGCCCGGCGACGCGGAGCCCGATGCCGGGGCCGGCGCGTGGCTGCTGGTGACGCTGCGGCAGGGGAAGAACCGGGAGATCCGGCGGATGCTCGCTGCGCTGGGACGGAAGGTAGTGGTCCTGCGGCGGCTGCGGGTGGGGCCGCTGCGGCTGGGCGACCTCGGGAGCGGGGCGTTCCGGGAGCTGACGGCAGACGAGGTGGCGGCGCTCTACCGGGCAGGGCGGGCGGCGCAGGCGGCCGGCGAGCGGGCGGCCGATGGGCCGGAACGGAGCGGTCGTCTACCATCGCGGCGATGA
- a CDS encoding SDR family NAD(P)-dependent oxidoreductase: MDIRGGVVIVTGSATGVGAACAKLLASKGCNVVINYTKSEAEARETQAACEALGVETLLVQADVANDVDCRRMAQAAIDRWGRIDGLINNAGTTKFVNHTDLEGLTAEDFLRIYAVNVVGAYQMTRAVAPQMKAQGRGAIVNISSIAGVMGIGSSIAYAASKGALNTMTLSLARALGPEIRVNAICPGFIQGRWLRGGLGDAAYEAALAQQERTTPLRRAGTPEDMAQAAVWFIEGADLVTGELLIVDAGAHLGAAPLIAR, encoded by the coding sequence ATGGATATCCGCGGGGGCGTGGTGATCGTCACGGGGTCGGCCACAGGGGTCGGGGCGGCGTGTGCGAAGCTGCTGGCGAGCAAGGGCTGCAACGTGGTCATCAACTACACGAAGTCGGAGGCGGAGGCGCGGGAGACGCAGGCGGCCTGTGAGGCGCTCGGGGTCGAGACGCTGCTGGTGCAGGCGGATGTCGCGAACGACGTGGACTGCCGTCGGATGGCGCAGGCAGCGATCGACCGCTGGGGGCGGATCGACGGGCTGATCAACAACGCCGGGACGACCAAGTTCGTAAACCACACCGACCTGGAGGGGCTGACAGCGGAGGATTTCCTGCGGATCTACGCGGTGAACGTGGTTGGTGCGTATCAGATGACCCGGGCGGTGGCGCCGCAGATGAAGGCACAGGGACGGGGCGCCATCGTGAACATTTCGTCGATTGCGGGGGTGATGGGGATTGGGAGTTCGATTGCGTATGCGGCCTCGAAAGGGGCGCTGAACACCATGACGCTCTCGCTGGCGCGGGCGCTGGGTCCGGAGATCCGGGTGAACGCGATCTGCCCGGGGTTCATCCAGGGGCGGTGGCTGCGGGGCGGGCTCGGCGATGCGGCGTACGAAGCGGCGCTGGCGCAGCAGGAGCGCACGACACCGCTGCGGCGGGCGGGGACGCCGGAGGATATGGCGCAGGCGGCGGTCTGGTTCATTGAGGGGGCCGACCTGGTGACCGGTGAGCTGCTGATTGTGGATGCCGGGGCGCACCTTGGCGCGGCGCCGCTCATCGCGCGGTGA